A part of Bacteroidota bacterium genomic DNA contains:
- a CDS encoding carboxypeptidase-like regulatory domain-containing protein translates to MNRLFIFLLLLGSSITAISQKDSKLVQFSGYTLTADSLMGVPFAHITLLNRGRVATAGPDGFFSFAAMEGDTLYFTSIGFRPSVYIIPSKLDNQKFSIIQLMTRSEVYLRETIIMPWRREDFHQVFLDTHPPEDDLDRARRNLDRERLAELGETLEADGREAGVRNLRNASAKKYYYGQTAPQNIFNPLAWAEFIRAWKRGDFKKKD, encoded by the coding sequence GTGAACAGACTATTCATCTTCCTACTCCTCCTCGGTTCTTCCATCACCGCCATTTCGCAAAAAGATAGCAAGTTGGTTCAGTTTTCGGGCTATACACTGACTGCCGACAGCCTGATGGGCGTGCCCTTTGCACACATCACGCTGCTCAATCGTGGCCGCGTCGCCACTGCGGGGCCAGATGGCTTTTTCTCTTTCGCAGCTATGGAAGGCGACACGCTCTATTTTACTTCTATCGGATTCAGGCCTTCGGTTTATATTATTCCGTCTAAACTCGACAATCAAAAATTTTCTATTATTCAACTAATGACTCGTTCGGAAGTCTACTTGCGCGAAACGATTATCATGCCTTGGAGGCGCGAAGATTTTCATCAGGTGTTTTTAGATACTCATCCGCCCGAAGACGACCTGGACCGCGCCCGCCGAAACCTCGATCGCGAGCGACTGGCTGAATTGGGCGAAACCCTCGAAGCCGACGGACGCGAGGCAGGGGTGCGCAACCTGCGCAATGCCTCAGCCAAAAAATACTACTACGGCCAAACTGCTCCGCAGAACATCTTCAACCCGCTGGCCTGGGCTGAGTTTATCAGAGCCTGGAAACGAGGCGACTTCAAGAAGAAGGATTAA
- a CDS encoding DUF1214 domain-containing protein: MGKFLFAILKLFKGFHLLQLRLRGKTEADIHAERIVTGKAWADFCDHLKAAGSSLVFPGTPRDAFNQAEGVRYLSRLTRAALEAYVEYGDEAFPELRRMVHETVKLGADNPDNYYMNAQISGQYQYRIVGKRNTIDYLGFFTQNGVYGTPSGMAPCGVLEGKELVIDEDGSFEIILSKERQGKNWLKIEEATSLLIVRQTFFDRINEVPAVLKIENLNGQKVPTPLTAEKIDKGLDTAALFIAGAPMLFAKWAKGFTKHANQLPVFSPAISNAAGGDANIIYHHSYWKLQDEEALIIQFTPPVCESWNFQLNNYWMESLDYRYFPISINKHAAIPSRDGSIRIIVSKSDPGLPNWIDTCQHNEGTMCLRWYRIKEGAKTSEPNCRVVKTIDISHDES; encoded by the coding sequence ATGGGGAAGTTTCTATTTGCCATTCTGAAATTATTTAAAGGCTTTCATCTGCTTCAACTTCGCCTCCGAGGCAAAACCGAAGCCGATATTCACGCCGAAAGAATAGTGACCGGCAAGGCATGGGCAGACTTTTGTGATCATCTAAAAGCCGCCGGCTCTTCACTCGTTTTTCCCGGCACACCGCGCGATGCTTTCAACCAGGCCGAAGGCGTGCGCTATCTCTCGCGCTTGACACGCGCCGCGCTCGAAGCCTATGTAGAATATGGAGATGAAGCCTTTCCTGAATTGCGCAGAATGGTACACGAAACAGTAAAGTTGGGCGCCGACAATCCCGACAATTACTATATGAATGCGCAGATCAGCGGCCAATATCAATACCGGATTGTCGGCAAAAGAAATACGATTGACTATCTCGGCTTCTTCACTCAAAATGGTGTTTACGGCACACCCAGCGGCATGGCGCCTTGCGGCGTGCTCGAAGGAAAAGAACTGGTGATAGATGAAGATGGAAGTTTTGAAATTATTCTGAGTAAAGAAAGACAAGGAAAGAACTGGTTGAAAATTGAAGAAGCGACCAGTCTATTGATTGTCCGGCAAACCTTTTTTGATCGGATCAATGAAGTACCTGCCGTATTGAAAATTGAAAACCTGAATGGACAGAAAGTACCGACCCCGCTTACCGCAGAAAAAATAGATAAGGGATTGGACACCGCGGCGCTTTTTATTGCCGGTGCGCCGATGCTCTTTGCCAAATGGGCCAAGGGGTTTACCAAACACGCCAATCAACTGCCGGTGTTCAGTCCTGCGATTTCAAACGCCGCCGGTGGCGATGCAAATATTATTTATCACCACAGCTATTGGAAACTTCAAGACGAGGAAGCACTAATCATCCAATTCACCCCTCCGGTGTGCGAAAGCTGGAATTTTCAATTGAATAATTATTGGATGGAATCTCTGGACTACCGGTATTTTCCGATTTCAATAAATAAACATGCTGCTATTCCCTCGCGTGATGGAAGTATCAGAATCATTGTATCAAAATCAGATCCCGGCTTGCCCAATTGGATAGATACTTGTCAGCACAACGAAGGAACTATGTGCCTAAGATGGTATCGAATAAAGGAGGGCGCAAAGACATCCGAGCCGAATTGTCGTGTTGTTAAAACCATAGATATTTCTCATGATGAATCGTGA
- a CDS encoding sulfotransferase has translation MMNREVTTDNFNKKPLWVNFINSTWKRSYFLGTKIELEKDHLIKLARKQSGLHSFGEDFWEEPLERLISSINEEADLHPIGRFITQKRLTSLLTIRLRAEHWFRKHPEILEQELYPVYLICGLQRTGTTKLQRLLSADPDNRVLLSWEVLNPVPLSENPDEINQRIAAAKLSEKALKLMAPGFFSIHPVEFEKPEEDILLLDTTFMSTTPEATMNVPSYASWLEQTDQSNAYAYGAKLLKFLQWQRPGKRWILKTPHHMEFLDLVKKHYGKVHYIWTHRDINESLPSFMSMVAHSQTIFSDNVSLHRVAQHWLRKTIYMLSTGIEFRKNNPNQKFTDVYYKDFIAAPMDVIEELYRSIGKISPELHQKFLDAEKINAPNRFGKHRYSLENFNLNKEDVGKQLKFYTDYLKTIQK, from the coding sequence ATGATGAATCGTGAAGTGACCACAGATAATTTTAATAAGAAACCTTTATGGGTAAACTTTATTAATAGCACTTGGAAACGTTCGTATTTTCTCGGAACAAAAATCGAACTCGAAAAAGACCATCTGATAAAACTTGCCCGAAAGCAATCAGGGCTTCATTCATTTGGAGAAGATTTTTGGGAAGAACCTTTAGAGCGACTGATCAGTTCTATCAATGAGGAGGCCGATCTGCATCCCATAGGAAGATTCATTACCCAAAAGCGATTGACCAGCCTGCTGACCATTCGACTGCGAGCAGAACATTGGTTCAGAAAACATCCGGAAATTCTTGAACAAGAGCTATATCCGGTCTATCTGATTTGCGGACTTCAACGAACCGGTACAACAAAACTGCAACGTCTCCTGTCCGCCGACCCCGACAATAGGGTGTTGTTGAGTTGGGAAGTACTCAATCCCGTTCCTTTAAGCGAAAACCCGGATGAAATAAATCAACGGATCGCCGCCGCAAAACTGAGTGAGAAAGCATTGAAATTAATGGCTCCCGGGTTTTTCTCTATTCATCCCGTAGAGTTTGAAAAGCCCGAAGAAGATATTCTCTTGTTGGATACCACCTTTATGAGTACCACACCGGAAGCAACGATGAACGTTCCCTCTTATGCTTCTTGGTTGGAGCAAACAGATCAATCAAATGCTTATGCCTATGGTGCCAAACTGTTGAAGTTTTTGCAATGGCAGCGACCGGGCAAGCGATGGATTCTCAAGACACCTCATCACATGGAGTTTCTCGATTTGGTCAAAAAACATTATGGGAAGGTGCATTATATCTGGACGCATAGAGATATCAACGAGAGCCTGCCGTCATTCATGAGTATGGTGGCGCACAGCCAGACCATATTTAGCGATAATGTATCGCTGCACAGAGTAGCGCAACACTGGCTGAGAAAGACCATCTATATGCTTTCAACGGGAATTGAATTTCGGAAAAATAATCCCAATCAAAAGTTCACAGACGTTTATTATAAAGACTTTATCGCCGCGCCGATGGATGTTATAGAAGAGCTATATCGTAGCATCGGGAAGATTTCGCCAGAGCTGCATCAAAAATTTCTCGATGCGGAGAAAATAAATGCGCCAAACAGATTTGGGAAGCACCGCTACAGTCTTGAAAATTTCAATTTAAATAAAGAGGATGTAGGTAAACAGTTGAAATTCTACACTGACTATCTTAAAACAATTCAGAAATAG
- a CDS encoding SDR family NAD(P)-dependent oxidoreductase, whose translation MSKEKERYSNAFSATLSGIADLFRKQKNVVTLKEEDLLTGKNVLITGASSGLGFEASVQLAKRGAKVWMACRSGIPEKGKMVQNLSGSNQVEMLPVDLSDIDSIVKLVNTLKESSVKLDVVICNAAVVPLKSRKTKQGFEEMFMVNYLATYLFVRLLIENDLIHLDGTTIPRIIFVSSESHRNPKEFDWNAFGKYQEYSAGQSVERYGYNKLLLTTFANELSNRLNPSDKIRCSVFALCPGPVNTNIAREAPAIFKPLLKLIFKIFFRSPKVAVQPLVYFACSPEVNGTTNRYLFLMSEKQVDIKASNRENGKRLWNLSEELLQQHGFAFQK comes from the coding sequence ATGAGTAAGGAAAAGGAAAGATATTCAAACGCATTTTCTGCCACGCTCAGTGGTATCGCTGACTTGTTCAGAAAGCAGAAAAATGTAGTGACGCTTAAAGAGGAAGATTTGCTGACCGGTAAGAATGTATTGATTACCGGTGCAAGTTCGGGGCTGGGATTTGAAGCATCGGTTCAACTGGCCAAACGCGGAGCCAAAGTGTGGATGGCTTGTCGAAGTGGCATTCCTGAAAAAGGAAAAATGGTTCAAAATCTTTCAGGAAGCAATCAGGTAGAAATGTTACCGGTTGATCTTTCGGATATAGATTCTATTGTCAAACTGGTGAATACACTGAAGGAATCATCCGTGAAGTTGGATGTCGTGATTTGTAATGCGGCTGTTGTTCCATTAAAAAGCAGAAAAACCAAACAGGGCTTTGAAGAAATGTTTATGGTCAACTATCTGGCAACCTATCTGTTTGTTCGGCTTCTTATAGAAAATGATTTGATTCATTTAGATGGTACTACGATACCGCGAATCATTTTTGTTTCCTCCGAAAGTCACCGAAATCCAAAAGAGTTTGATTGGAATGCATTTGGTAAGTATCAGGAATATAGCGCAGGTCAAAGTGTGGAGCGTTATGGATACAATAAATTACTGCTGACCACTTTTGCAAATGAATTATCCAATCGCCTGAATCCATCCGATAAGATTCGTTGCTCGGTATTCGCGCTTTGTCCCGGCCCGGTGAACACGAATATTGCGAGAGAAGCACCGGCTATCTTCAAACCATTGTTGAAGTTGATTTTTAAAATCTTCTTTAGATCGCCAAAGGTTGCAGTACAACCACTGGTATATTTTGCATGTTCTCCCGAAGTAAATGGAACGACGAATCGCTATCTCTTTCTAATGAGTGAAAAGCAAGTGGATATAAAAGCAAGCAATAGAGAAAATGGAAAGCGGCTTTGGAATCTTTCGGAAGAATTATTGCAGCAACATGGATTCGCTTTCCAAAAGTAA
- a CDS encoding NAD-dependent epimerase/dehydratase family protein, translating into MTKSNDANNGLRVLVTGGSGFLGTTIVEEFIDAKWEMDVREIRILDIKEYKGKKDDRITFYKGNVCRYEEINEAFKQIDVVIHSAAIIDWGTKSEKEVYDINFGGTQNVIKACKENHVSALVYVSSLDAVISGSDLIDIDESQPYPAEHPNMYCKSKSLAERLVIGANQDSFKTCAMRPADIYGEGDPYHIPPLLDMVKNGFYLHIGDGSAKCQHIYVRNMAWAILLAAKALVENNHQVPGNVYFITDGPGSNFFTFFDNLITQSGYKIWPRNFRLSRRVAYLLGSISEYVALLVRPIKYYNPKLSRFAVMYISTEFTFTSAKANRDFGFQPKYSVQQALENTTLFFRREIP; encoded by the coding sequence ATGACAAAATCAAATGATGCCAACAACGGACTCCGTGTATTAGTGACCGGAGGATCTGGTTTTCTGGGAACGACTATCGTAGAGGAATTCATTGATGCAAAATGGGAGATGGATGTTCGAGAAATAAGAATTCTGGACATAAAAGAATATAAAGGCAAAAAAGACGATCGTATCACTTTCTATAAAGGAAATGTGTGCCGGTATGAGGAAATTAATGAGGCGTTTAAACAAATTGATGTAGTCATACATTCTGCTGCCATCATAGACTGGGGTACTAAATCAGAAAAGGAGGTGTATGACATCAATTTTGGCGGTACCCAAAACGTGATAAAGGCTTGCAAAGAGAATCATGTGTCGGCTCTTGTTTATGTAAGTTCTCTTGATGCAGTAATCAGCGGCAGCGACCTAATTGATATTGATGAATCTCAACCTTATCCTGCTGAGCATCCGAATATGTATTGCAAAAGCAAATCTTTGGCAGAAAGGCTTGTAATTGGAGCCAATCAAGACTCCTTCAAAACCTGCGCTATGCGGCCCGCAGATATTTATGGGGAAGGTGACCCTTACCACATTCCTCCTTTACTCGATATGGTCAAGAATGGATTTTATCTTCATATTGGAGATGGGTCTGCCAAGTGTCAGCATATTTATGTGAGAAATATGGCGTGGGCGATTTTGCTGGCAGCGAAGGCCCTGGTTGAAAACAATCATCAGGTTCCGGGGAACGTATATTTTATAACCGACGGGCCTGGATCGAATTTCTTTACTTTTTTCGATAATCTCATTACCCAATCCGGATATAAAATTTGGCCGCGTAACTTTCGATTATCTCGTAGGGTGGCTTATTTATTAGGATCCATATCAGAATATGTTGCACTTCTGGTTCGACCGATAAAGTATTATAACCCGAAGTTGAGCCGGTTTGCAGTCATGTATATCAGCACGGAATTCACTTTTACATCGGCCAAAGCAAATCGAGATTTCGGTTTTCAACCTAAATACAGCGTTCAACAAGCTTTAGAAAACACCACCCTATTTTTTAGAAGAGAGATACCCTGA
- a CDS encoding DEAD/DEAH box helicase: MNFSELNFEPSLLEGLHSMGFDKATPIQELAIPIILKHHDLIACAQTGTGKTAAYLLPVINKNIQSHKHAVNTLIIVPTRELAVQIDEAMQGFGYFTPVNAIAIYGGSDGISFAQEKKALTEGANIIIATPGRLIAHLNMGYVKFDELEHLILDEADRMLDMGFSDDLNKIISFLPKKRQTLMFSATMPPKIRELAKKILNNPEEVNISISKPAAGVLQAAYVVHSAQKMGLLKGLLRDKNIASILIFSSTKDKVKELERELKRLQFNVAAIHSDLEQVERTEVLRQFKNKRLQILVATDILSRGIDIDSIGLVINYDVPRDAEDYVHRVGRTARAETTGVALTFISPEDQRKFQRIEELIGSSVNKIALPAHLGEAPLYDPKNHAEAKPRGKSFPHKRKR; this comes from the coding sequence TTGAATTTCTCCGAACTAAACTTTGAACCATCCTTACTGGAAGGTCTCCATTCTATGGGCTTTGATAAAGCCACACCTATACAAGAACTGGCAATCCCTATCATCCTGAAACATCATGACCTGATAGCTTGTGCTCAAACGGGTACCGGTAAAACGGCGGCTTATTTGCTTCCTGTAATCAATAAAAACATTCAATCGCATAAACATGCAGTGAATACGCTAATCATTGTTCCAACGCGTGAGTTAGCGGTGCAGATTGATGAAGCCATGCAGGGCTTCGGATATTTCACACCCGTAAATGCTATTGCAATCTATGGGGGAAGCGATGGGATCTCATTTGCGCAGGAGAAGAAGGCTTTGACCGAAGGGGCAAATATTATTATCGCTACACCCGGCCGTTTAATAGCCCACCTGAACATGGGTTATGTGAAGTTTGATGAACTGGAACACCTCATCCTTGATGAAGCGGACAGGATGCTGGACATGGGGTTCAGCGATGATCTCAATAAGATTATCAGCTTTCTGCCGAAGAAAAGACAGACGTTGATGTTCAGTGCTACGATGCCACCCAAGATTCGTGAACTGGCAAAGAAAATCCTAAACAATCCTGAAGAAGTCAATATATCCATTTCAAAACCTGCTGCGGGAGTATTGCAGGCTGCTTATGTTGTTCATAGCGCTCAGAAAATGGGATTGCTGAAAGGTTTATTAAGAGATAAAAACATCGCCAGTATTCTTATTTTTTCTTCGACTAAAGATAAAGTGAAAGAACTAGAGCGTGAATTGAAAAGGCTCCAATTTAATGTGGCAGCGATCCATTCCGATTTGGAACAGGTTGAACGGACAGAGGTGCTACGCCAGTTCAAAAACAAAAGATTACAGATTTTGGTTGCTACCGATATTCTGTCCAGAGGTATTGATATAGACTCGATTGGTTTAGTGATAAACTATGATGTGCCTCGGGATGCAGAAGATTATGTTCACCGTGTGGGCAGAACCGCCCGCGCCGAAACTACGGGTGTTGCACTAACTTTTATCAGCCCGGAAGACCAGCGGAAGTTTCAACGCATCGAAGAACTCATTGGCAGTTCAGTAAATAAGATAGCCTTGCCAGCGCACTTGGGAGAGGCACCTCTGTATGATCCTAAAAATCATGCTGAGGCAAAACCTCGAGGCAAAAGTTTTCCTCATAAGAGAAAACGATGA
- a CDS encoding 3-oxoacyl-ACP synthase — MKQQLYRLCLENINQRIAHIESAMELAGSSINEETKSSAGDKYETAREMMTQEIEKNRLQLSEAIKQKQLLLQLQPDKLTEEIQPGSVVQTNLGNFYIAISVGRLEVEEKTYMAISPASPIGLLFIDKTKGTSISFNGKNYRIEEVS; from the coding sequence ATTAAGCAGCAGCTATACCGGTTATGTCTGGAAAATATTAACCAGCGCATTGCTCATATTGAAAGTGCTATGGAGTTAGCCGGTTCATCCATCAATGAAGAAACGAAAAGTAGCGCGGGAGATAAATATGAAACGGCTCGCGAAATGATGACGCAAGAAATTGAAAAAAATCGCTTGCAGTTATCCGAGGCCATCAAGCAAAAACAATTGTTGCTGCAATTACAGCCCGACAAATTAACGGAAGAAATTCAACCCGGCAGTGTGGTGCAGACCAACCTTGGAAATTTCTATATCGCTATCAGCGTTGGACGGTTGGAAGTGGAAGAAAAAACATACATGGCTATCTCTCCGGCTTCGCCTATAGGGTTATTATTCATTGATAAAACGAAAGGAACTTCAATCAGCTTTAATGGAAAGAATTATAGGATAGAAGAGGTGTCCTAA
- the rfaE2 gene encoding D-glycero-beta-D-manno-heptose 1-phosphate adenylyltransferase — MFLLEELLKRIEFWRTLNEKIVFTNGCFDILHEGHIRLFASCQKLGERVIVGLNSDTSIKKLKGKHRPVNSQKSRAIVLAALQYVDGVVIFKEETPKKLIHSIRPDFLVKGGDWKKTKIVGSDFVESYGGIVKTIPYLKGFSTTEIIARSKK; from the coding sequence ATTTTTCTCCTTGAGGAACTTCTCAAGCGAATTGAATTTTGGAGAACGCTGAACGAAAAGATTGTTTTCACCAATGGCTGTTTCGATATTCTGCACGAAGGCCATATTCGTCTATTCGCTTCCTGCCAAAAACTAGGGGAACGGGTGATCGTAGGGTTGAACTCAGACACTTCCATAAAAAAACTGAAAGGCAAGCATCGTCCGGTGAATAGCCAAAAGTCGCGGGCTATTGTTTTAGCTGCGCTGCAATACGTAGATGGGGTTGTGATTTTTAAAGAAGAAACCCCGAAAAAATTGATCCACTCTATTCGACCTGATTTCTTGGTGAAAGGTGGCGACTGGAAGAAAACAAAAATAGTAGGAAGTGATTTTGTAGAAAGTTACGGAGGCATCGTCAAGACGATTCCCTATCTCAAAGGTTTTAGCACTACGGAGATTATCGCCCGCTCGAAGAAATAA
- a CDS encoding flippase-like domain-containing protein, with translation MKKYLFSGLKLVISLGAGIALVLWFLGRMSEGDKQNVIEDIRRADYFWVIIPPLIGLMSNYFRTERWRLLLRPLGYYPGFWNTFYSVMIMYFLNLFFPRLGEVSRCGILARYEKVPLDKAIGTMVLERVVDVVCLGLLAVFLLWIEQDKFLLLYQQIMADSQTTFSEIISKYEISANLKYSVFGIVISGLVLFLAIQVRKKGLPSLLASFKEKITGLIRGIISIKDISNPYLFLFHTLMIWVCYFLMGYLGFRIFPETSHLGFLAAGLVLFFASIAFSITPGGLGLYPIFVQIVLGLYGIVGSVALSLGLVIWSMQTASVLLAGVISLIILAITNRESALEQVTLKE, from the coding sequence TTGAAAAAATATCTTTTTAGTGGTTTGAAGCTGGTTATTTCGCTTGGCGCCGGCATTGCTTTGGTATTGTGGTTCCTAGGACGCATGAGCGAAGGCGACAAACAAAATGTAATCGAGGACATCCGTCGCGCCGATTACTTTTGGGTAATAATACCTCCGCTTATTGGTCTCATGAGTAATTACTTCCGAACCGAAAGGTGGCGGCTGTTGTTACGTCCGCTTGGCTATTATCCCGGTTTCTGGAATACTTTCTACAGTGTGATGATTATGTATTTTCTCAACCTTTTTTTTCCACGTCTGGGCGAGGTGAGTCGTTGTGGCATTTTAGCTCGTTATGAAAAAGTTCCTTTAGATAAAGCGATTGGTACTATGGTCTTGGAACGGGTAGTGGACGTAGTTTGCTTAGGTCTGCTGGCGGTTTTTCTTCTATGGATAGAGCAAGATAAATTTCTGCTACTATATCAGCAAATTATGGCCGATTCGCAAACAACGTTTAGTGAAATTATTTCCAAATACGAAATCAGTGCCAACCTAAAGTATAGTGTATTCGGAATCGTCATATCAGGCCTTGTTTTGTTTCTCGCCATTCAAGTACGGAAAAAGGGCTTGCCCTCTCTTCTGGCTAGTTTTAAGGAAAAGATAACCGGGTTGATTCGCGGTATTATTTCCATCAAGGATATTTCAAACCCGTATTTGTTTTTGTTTCATACTCTGATGATTTGGGTATGTTACTTCCTGATGGGTTATTTAGGTTTCCGCATCTTTCCCGAAACGTCGCACCTTGGGTTTTTAGCCGCTGGACTGGTACTGTTTTTTGCATCTATTGCTTTTTCCATCACACCGGGAGGTCTGGGTTTGTATCCCATATTCGTGCAGATAGTTCTTGGTTTATATGGGATAGTGGGCAGTGTCGCGCTATCACTGGGCTTAGTTATCTGGTCTATGCAAACTGCTTCCGTTTTGCTTGCCGGTGTAATTTCTCTCATCATTCTTGCAATAACTAACCGGGAGTCAGCGTTAGAACAAGTAACCTTAAAAGAGTAG
- a CDS encoding aspartate 1-decarboxylase codes for MIITVYKSKIHRATITQADLNYIGSITIDENLMEAANLFEHERVQIVNINNGERRETYVIKGERGSGTICMNGPASRKMAVGDLIIIISYGMVTMEEYKKHVPLTVHVNASNQLTK; via the coding sequence ATGATAATTACAGTGTATAAATCGAAGATTCACCGTGCAACTATTACTCAGGCGGATTTGAATTATATCGGAAGCATTACTATTGATGAGAATTTGATGGAGGCGGCAAATCTGTTTGAACACGAGCGCGTACAGATTGTGAACATCAACAACGGTGAGCGTCGTGAAACTTATGTAATAAAGGGTGAAAGAGGCTCTGGTACTATATGTATGAATGGACCTGCCTCCAGAAAAATGGCGGTCGGTGATTTGATTATTATCATTTCGTATGGAATGGTCACTATGGAGGAATATAAAAAGCACGTACCCCTTACCGTACATGTGAACGCAAGCAACCAACTCACCAAATAG
- a CDS encoding TIGR03790 family protein: protein MNRILLLLVIFLLSDYLPAVAQHNVNYNDVAVVINLNSDSSQIIADYFIAKRKIPAVNVIRVNVTTDEEVNDSTFKDYARQIKEYLNAHDLQDTINYIVTTKGCPLKVARTNVDCNASAESELMLMTVSYEDYYMGDCTSFNDIATDNFLTNPYYNATDSFFKQGFQIYLVTRLDAYSVQEVLNLIDNSGPNVFVDRDSALFVLDQSPNWSGNPLNSAMGTAATILTNRGWNVLLNTDSIYVTDQKNVLGYVSWGSNDGFSQHYTTNAIPHNTWVKGSIAETHVSTSGRSLQPNTTYGQSLIADWIKEGVSGIKGYVYEPFTVAIAISSILFDRYTDLKTDGSPKYNLAQSYFSASRMIGWMDVVIGDPKTSITTNLGLSNRIVEPSTVSFRLFPNPAMDKLYVVSPDARIRDLIIYDLNGQRLIEAQQSGIGSINIGHLPKGMYIAEVNSAGKSEKMRWVKL, encoded by the coding sequence ATGAATAGAATTCTCCTTCTCTTGGTTATTTTTCTACTGTCTGACTATCTTCCTGCGGTAGCGCAGCATAACGTAAATTACAACGACGTAGCAGTGGTTATTAATCTTAACAGTGATTCCTCTCAAATCATTGCCGACTATTTTATTGCAAAGCGAAAAATTCCTGCAGTGAATGTTATACGGGTGAATGTTACGACGGATGAGGAAGTGAATGATAGTACATTCAAAGATTATGCGCGCCAGATAAAGGAGTATTTGAATGCTCATGATTTGCAAGACACTATCAACTATATAGTTACAACGAAGGGCTGTCCGCTGAAAGTAGCCAGAACGAATGTGGATTGTAATGCCTCTGCTGAAAGCGAATTGATGCTGATGACGGTTTCGTATGAAGATTATTACATGGGAGACTGCACTTCGTTTAATGACATTGCGACTGATAATTTTCTGACCAATCCATATTACAACGCAACGGACAGTTTTTTTAAACAAGGATTCCAGATATATCTGGTTACCCGGCTGGATGCCTATTCTGTGCAGGAGGTACTGAATTTAATTGATAACAGCGGACCGAATGTTTTTGTAGATAGAGATTCAGCGTTGTTTGTTTTAGATCAATCGCCTAACTGGTCAGGAAATCCATTGAATAGCGCTATGGGGACAGCGGCTACTATTCTGACTAACCGAGGCTGGAATGTACTGTTGAATACGGATAGCATCTATGTTACGGATCAGAAGAACGTGTTGGGTTATGTCAGTTGGGGAAGTAACGATGGATTTTCACAGCATTACACGACGAACGCCATTCCACACAATACCTGGGTCAAAGGCTCTATTGCCGAAACGCATGTATCTACCAGTGGTCGTTCCTTACAGCCGAACACAACTTATGGCCAATCCTTAATTGCTGATTGGATTAAAGAAGGAGTATCGGGAATAAAGGGATATGTTTATGAACCCTTCACGGTGGCGATTGCCATCTCCAGTATTCTATTCGATCGCTATACAGACTTAAAAACGGATGGTTCGCCAAAATATAATTTGGCTCAAAGTTATTTTTCAGCTTCAAGAATGATAGGTTGGATGGATGTAGTGATTGGTGACCCCAAAACCTCGATTACCACCAACCTTGGGTTGTCAAACCGTATTGTCGAACCGTCAACGGTTTCGTTCCGTTTATTTCCTAATCCAGCGATGGATAAGTTATACGTTGTTTCACCGGATGCTCGTATCCGGGATTTGATTATTTACGACCTCAATGGGCAACGACTAATAGAAGCGCAACAATCGGGCATCGGCTCGATTAACATTGGCCATCTTCCAAAAGGTATGTATATAGCTGAGGTAAACTCGGCGGGCAAATCTGAAAAAATGCGCTGGGTGAAATTGTAA